A single genomic interval of Staphylococcus hyicus harbors:
- the rnz gene encoding ribonuclease Z, whose product MEITFFGTSAGLPTKERHTQSIALSLEPYDTDVWLFDVGEATQHQILHHSIKLGKVSHIFITHMHGDHVFGLPGVLTSRSFQGGEAKPLTVVGPSGIKDFIEYNMALTHSHLNYPIHIIELNQEIDLTFNQFQVKAYPLNHGVPCYGFRIEAPSTPGKLDVNKLKALGIQPGPLYQNIKTQDTFEYEGKIYDTAPFKGPDKHGPVIGIFGDTKPCVNQIKIAQDADVIVHESTYIEGDKIRANNYHHSHIEDVLKLLNDANVKHGLLTHLSNRYTLDDIAQIETQLHETTNRSFQFVKDYDTYRF is encoded by the coding sequence ATGGAAATTACGTTTTTTGGAACGAGTGCTGGGTTGCCCACTAAAGAACGTCACACACAATCAATCGCTTTATCATTGGAACCGTATGATACTGATGTTTGGTTATTCGACGTGGGGGAAGCCACACAACATCAAATCTTGCATCATTCAATAAAACTAGGAAAAGTAAGCCATATTTTTATTACACATATGCACGGAGATCATGTTTTTGGTCTACCCGGTGTGTTAACGAGTCGTTCTTTCCAAGGTGGAGAAGCAAAACCATTAACGGTAGTAGGGCCATCAGGGATTAAAGATTTTATCGAATATAATATGGCATTAACACATTCACATTTAAATTATCCCATACATATTATTGAACTTAATCAAGAAATTGATCTCACTTTTAATCAATTTCAAGTTAAAGCTTATCCGTTAAATCATGGCGTACCGTGTTACGGTTTTCGAATCGAAGCACCAAGTACACCAGGTAAATTAGATGTAAATAAATTAAAAGCCTTAGGAATACAACCTGGCCCACTTTATCAAAACATTAAAACACAAGACACATTTGAATATGAAGGCAAAATATACGATACCGCGCCATTTAAGGGCCCAGACAAACATGGCCCTGTCATTGGGATTTTTGGCGATACAAAACCTTGCGTGAATCAAATTAAAATAGCACAAGATGCTGATGTCATTGTTCATGAATCCACGTATATTGAAGGTGATAAAATACGGGCAAATAACTATCACCACAGTCATATAGAGGATGTGCTAAAACTTTTAAATGATGCAAATGTCAAACATGGATTACTTACACATTTAAGTAATCGATATACGTTAGATGATATCGCGCAAATAGAAACACAACTTCATGAAACTACAAATCGCTCATTTCAATTTGTGAAGGACTATGATACTTATCGCTTTTAA
- the proC gene encoding pyrroline-5-carboxylate reductase, which yields MKIVFYGAGNMANAIFKGIINSKLIPPENIYVTNRSNQQMLEDYHRELGVHYSYDDEALLKDADYVFLGAKPHDFDQLADRIRGYIDEKNKFISIMAGLSISYLREKLNPHNPIARIMPNTNAQVGHSVTGVSFSRNFGPRSKDEVLSLINAFGSAIEVKEDHLHQVTAITGSGPAFLYHVFEKYVNAGTKLGLEKSEVEESIRELIIGTGKMIERSDLSLEQLRKNITSKGGTTQAGLNKLSDYDIEGIFEDCLNAAVNRSVELSAKDDNDSEG from the coding sequence ATGAAAATCGTATTTTATGGTGCTGGTAACATGGCAAATGCGATATTTAAAGGAATTATAAATTCAAAACTGATTCCTCCAGAAAATATTTATGTAACTAATCGCTCAAATCAACAGATGTTAGAAGATTATCATCGGGAATTAGGGGTTCATTATAGTTACGATGATGAAGCCTTGTTGAAAGATGCTGACTACGTTTTTTTAGGGGCAAAACCGCATGACTTTGACCAATTGGCTGATAGAATTCGCGGTTATATAGATGAAAAGAACAAATTCATTTCAATTATGGCTGGTTTATCAATCAGTTATTTACGTGAAAAACTGAACCCTCATAACCCTATTGCACGTATTATGCCTAATACGAATGCACAAGTGGGTCATTCAGTAACTGGTGTCAGTTTTTCTCGCAATTTTGGACCGCGTTCAAAAGATGAAGTGTTATCGCTAATTAATGCATTTGGCTCAGCAATTGAAGTTAAAGAAGATCACTTACATCAAGTTACTGCGATTACAGGAAGTGGTCCGGCATTTCTTTACCATGTTTTTGAAAAATATGTGAATGCGGGGACAAAATTAGGACTGGAAAAATCAGAAGTTGAAGAATCGATACGCGAACTTATCATTGGTACAGGTAAAATGATTGAACGTTCAGATTTAAGTTTGGAACAGCTTAGAAAAAACATTACGTCTAAAGGTGGCACTACGCAAGCAGGCTTAAACAAACTATCAGATTATGATATTGAGGGTATTTTTGAAGATTGTTTAAATGCGGCTGTAAATCGAAGTGTTGAATTGTCTGCTAAAGATGATAATGATAGTGAAGGATGA
- a CDS encoding Cna B-type domain-containing protein, with protein MNKKILVFMVFVLLLNVLAPIFQSSNVTAASDISSTNVTSLTVSPSQINDGGNTKVRVDFSDTNGPIKNGDIITVSWPTTGNLKVEGYIKSLPLTVNEQVVGQVLINSDGATITFNQNVEKLKDVSGFAEFEVQGRNLTNTTQQNTQNGSITSGTKSAELSVTKSEAGTGGVFYYKTGDMQPSEPDYVRWFLNINTQKAYVIKDLTIHDQIQGGQKIDLSTLNIQVEGSHPNNITGPTAIKEFQEKYPGSNLTVDESNNTINIFIPQGYASKNNFIVSYKTKITNETQPEFVNKTQAWYQEHNQPEVAGQSFDYSVQNISANAGIQGTVKGELKIQKVDKDTKLPIPDVKFTLAKSDGSVIKNGQTSIELTTDDKGIANIKELPSGSYIIKEIDAPAPYTFDKNQTYPFELKDSDTKGYFIQIDNSKAAEKTKDVTAKKVWKDTKANHPTVYFKLFQKDTNGGETAVPNTEVKTLENGTTEVTWNGLPEVDKDGKAIDYVVKEVDAQGNDTTPEGYTKKEEGLTVTNTEKPLETTSISGEKKWDDKNNQDGKRPDVVTINLLKDGKVIKTTEASAANGWTYEFKDLPKEENGKTIDYKVSEKAVEGYKSTVEGTTITNHYTPETTKVTGEKVWDDKNDQDGKRPNSVAVNLLANGEKVQSKTVTKDTDWKYEFTNLPKYENGKVIEYTVTEDHVENYSTTINDTTITNKYTPGKTSATVTKNWEDANNQDGKRPANIQVELLADGVPTGKTVTLNSENEWTYTWQNLDEKAQGKTITYTVKEISKVNAYTSSIDNSNMGNLIITNHYTPETTEVNGTKVWNDKDNQDGKRPESVTVNLLKNGEKVDSQNVNAASNWHYAFSDLPKYENGQMVDYTVTEDHVSDYTTTIDGTTITNTYTPGKTSATVTKNWEDANNQDGHRPESIEVELYANDKATGQKATLSESNNWTHTWQDLDEKTQGKNITYTVKELSNVKGYTSKIDDSNIGNVILTNTHTPELTKVEGKKVWDDKDNQDGKRPKSVTINLLKNGEKIESQTVNASSNWTYSFDHLPKYDNGKEVQYTVTEDHVEDYSTTIDGTTITNQYTPGKTSATVTKNWEDHNNQDGHRPKSIDVELLANGEATGKTATLESDNDWTHTWQDLDEKSNGKTIQYTVKETTAVKGYETSVNNDNIGNLVITNAYTPETTKVEGKKVWKDNDNQDGKRPNQIKVNLLKNGEEVDSTTVDATSDWTYAFNQLPKYENGKEINYSVTEDHVDHYSTSIDGTTITNSYTPGKTSATVTKHWEDHQNMNKQRPESIEVELLADGKATGETVSLNDKNKWTHTWKDLEEKAKGKNITYTVKERTQLEHYHVSVNNDDMGNLIITNTFIDPTKPSEPNNPKEEKPNEPGTPSENPKTSEQPKPGIPKFISELPNTGKALMQSWITWVVIGCIVLGIYFIFRKRK; from the coding sequence ATGAACAAAAAAATATTGGTATTTATGGTCTTTGTACTATTATTAAATGTTTTAGCACCAATATTTCAAAGTAGTAACGTTACAGCAGCAAGTGACATTTCTTCTACAAACGTTACAAGTTTAACTGTATCTCCATCGCAAATAAATGATGGTGGAAATACTAAAGTAAGGGTAGATTTTAGTGACACAAATGGTCCTATCAAAAATGGTGATATAATTACAGTTTCATGGCCAACTACAGGTAATTTAAAAGTCGAAGGATACATTAAATCATTACCATTAACTGTTAATGAACAAGTGGTTGGACAGGTGCTAATAAACTCTGATGGGGCCACCATTACTTTTAATCAAAATGTCGAAAAATTAAAAGATGTCTCTGGTTTTGCTGAATTTGAAGTTCAAGGACGTAATCTAACTAATACAACACAGCAGAATACCCAAAACGGGTCTATTACATCTGGTACTAAAAGTGCGGAATTATCAGTAACAAAAAGTGAAGCGGGAACAGGAGGAGTCTTTTATTATAAAACGGGAGATATGCAACCAAGTGAGCCTGATTATGTTAGATGGTTTTTAAATATCAATACTCAAAAGGCTTATGTTATTAAAGATTTAACGATTCATGACCAAATACAAGGTGGTCAAAAAATTGATTTAAGTACATTAAATATACAAGTGGAAGGCTCTCATCCTAATAATATAACTGGCCCAACAGCTATAAAGGAATTTCAAGAAAAATACCCAGGATCAAATTTAACAGTAGACGAGAGTAATAATACAATAAACATTTTTATACCCCAAGGGTATGCTTCAAAAAACAACTTTATAGTAAGCTATAAAACAAAAATCACAAATGAAACACAACCTGAGTTTGTAAATAAAACACAAGCTTGGTATCAAGAACACAATCAACCAGAGGTAGCGGGTCAATCATTTGATTATTCAGTTCAGAATATTAGCGCTAATGCTGGTATTCAAGGTACCGTTAAAGGTGAATTAAAAATTCAAAAAGTTGATAAAGATACTAAATTACCGATTCCAGATGTTAAATTTACCTTAGCAAAATCGGATGGAAGTGTTATTAAAAATGGACAAACGTCTATTGAATTAACAACTGACGATAAAGGTATAGCAAATATAAAAGAACTACCTAGCGGAAGCTATATTATTAAAGAAATTGATGCCCCAGCTCCTTATACCTTTGATAAAAATCAAACATATCCTTTTGAATTAAAAGATTCGGATACTAAAGGTTATTTTATTCAAATAGACAACTCTAAAGCAGCAGAGAAAACGAAAGACGTAACAGCTAAAAAAGTTTGGAAAGATACTAAAGCGAATCATCCGACTGTTTATTTTAAATTATTCCAAAAAGACACGAATGGTGGAGAAACAGCTGTTCCAAATACAGAAGTTAAAACATTAGAAAACGGAACAACGGAAGTAACATGGAATGGTTTACCAGAAGTAGATAAAGATGGTAAAGCTATAGACTATGTTGTAAAAGAAGTTGACGCGCAAGGTAACGACACTACACCAGAGGGCTATACTAAAAAAGAAGAAGGTTTAACAGTCACAAATACTGAAAAGCCTCTTGAAACGACTTCAATTTCTGGTGAAAAGAAGTGGGACGATAAAAACAATCAAGACGGCAAACGTCCCGATGTTGTAACAATTAATTTACTTAAAGACGGAAAAGTCATTAAAACAACTGAAGCTTCTGCCGCTAATGGGTGGACATATGAATTTAAAGATTTACCTAAAGAAGAAAATGGAAAAACCATTGATTACAAAGTATCTGAAAAGGCAGTAGAGGGTTATAAATCTACAGTTGAAGGTACAACAATCACGAACCATTACACACCTGAAACAACTAAAGTTACTGGTGAAAAAGTATGGGACGACAAAAATGATCAAGACGGTAAACGTCCAAATTCTGTAGCCGTTAATTTACTTGCGAATGGTGAAAAAGTACAGTCTAAAACTGTTACGAAAGATACCGATTGGAAGTATGAATTTACTAACTTACCAAAGTATGAAAATGGTAAAGTGATAGAATATACAGTTACAGAAGATCATGTTGAGAATTATTCGACTACGATTAACGATACTACAATTACAAACAAATATACACCTGGCAAAACGTCTGCTACGGTCACTAAAAACTGGGAAGATGCTAACAACCAAGATGGCAAGCGCCCAGCTAACATTCAAGTTGAACTTCTAGCAGATGGCGTGCCAACTGGAAAAACAGTAACATTAAATTCAGAAAATGAATGGACGTATACATGGCAAAATCTGGATGAAAAAGCACAAGGTAAAACGATTACTTATACTGTGAAAGAAATTTCTAAGGTCAATGCGTATACTTCATCTATTGATAATAGTAATATGGGTAACTTGATTATTACGAATCACTATACACCTGAAACTACAGAAGTAAACGGTACAAAAGTCTGGAACGATAAAGATAATCAAGATGGTAAACGTCCAGAATCTGTAACTGTTAATTTATTGAAAAATGGTGAAAAAGTCGATTCTCAAAATGTTAATGCCGCATCTAATTGGCATTATGCATTCTCCGATTTACCAAAGTATGAAAATGGACAAATGGTTGATTATACAGTAACAGAAGACCACGTCTCTGATTACACAACGACTATCGATGGCACAACAATTACGAACACGTATACGCCGGGGAAAACGTCTGCTACGGTCACTAAAAACTGGGAAGATGCTAACAATCAAGATGGTCATCGTCCTGAATCAATCGAAGTGGAATTATACGCAAATGATAAAGCCACAGGTCAAAAAGCTACATTATCTGAAAGTAACAATTGGACTCACACATGGCAAGATCTTGATGAAAAAACACAAGGTAAGAACATCACTTATACTGTAAAAGAACTTTCTAACGTAAAAGGATATACATCTAAAATTGATGATTCCAATATCGGCAATGTAATACTTACGAATACACATACACCCGAATTAACTAAGGTAGAAGGTAAAAAAGTCTGGGATGATAAAGATAATCAAGATGGCAAACGTCCTAAATCAGTGACGATCAATTTACTCAAAAACGGAGAAAAAATTGAATCGCAAACTGTAAATGCTTCTTCAAATTGGACTTATTCATTTGATCATTTACCAAAATATGACAATGGAAAAGAAGTTCAATATACTGTCACGGAAGATCACGTTGAAGATTATTCAACTACTATCGATGGCACGACAATTACAAATCAATATACACCAGGTAAGACGTCTGCAACCGTAACTAAAAATTGGGAAGATCATAATAACCAAGATGGTCATCGACCGAAGTCTATTGATGTAGAACTTTTAGCGAACGGTGAAGCTACTGGTAAAACTGCAACGTTAGAATCTGACAATGATTGGACACATACATGGCAAGATCTTGATGAAAAATCAAATGGCAAAACTATTCAATATACAGTAAAAGAAACAACTGCAGTTAAAGGATATGAAACTTCAGTTAACAATGACAATATTGGAAACTTAGTCATTACAAATGCTTATACGCCAGAAACGACAAAAGTTGAAGGCAAAAAGGTATGGAAAGACAATGACAACCAAGATGGTAAACGTCCTAATCAAATTAAAGTAAATTTATTGAAAAATGGTGAAGAAGTTGATTCGACAACGGTGGATGCAACTTCAGACTGGACATACGCATTTAATCAATTGCCGAAATATGAAAACGGTAAAGAAATCAATTACAGCGTAACAGAAGATCATGTCGATCATTATTCAACATCAATTGATGGCACGACCATTACAAATTCGTATACACCTGGTAAAACTTCTGCAACGGTGACGAAGCATTGGGAAGATCATCAAAATATGAATAAACAACGTCCTGAATCAATTGAAGTGGAGTTACTGGCTGATGGTAAAGCTACTGGTGAAACTGTTTCTTTAAATGATAAAAATAAATGGACACATACGTGGAAAGATCTTGAAGAAAAAGCGAAAGGTAAAAACATCACTTATACTGTGAAAGAGCGTACGCAACTTGAGCATTATCATGTATCTGTAAATAACGATGATATGGGGAATTTAATCATTACAAATACATTTATTGACCCTACAAAACCATCGGAACCAAATAATCCAAAAGAAGAGAAACCAAATGAACCTGGTACACCTTCTGAAAATCCTAAAACATCAGAACAGCCGAAACCAGGCATTCCGAAATTCATTAGTGAATTACCAAACACAGGTAAAGCGTTAATGCAATCATGGATAACATGGGTTGTAATAGGGTGTATCGTTCTAGGAATTTACTTCATCTTTAGAAAAAGAAAATAG